The following are from one region of the Phormidium sp. PBR-2020 genome:
- a CDS encoding DUF4335 domain-containing protein translates to MVVQRKYSLPGCTLIVEGLDEPNGAADSEESKRSCLSVLVSVECHVVGKPDALSGGQEFLDELTAAISDYTQSFLGMGKVAVESPKSWVTLTPLEGGLHRLNLRSPETSSGDPLQLDLTTLQLFDVVDVVDQLLSDRRTLPDRQLNLLPRNRRQAKNEEPVTQRAAPLALGVSSLLVAALALSPLPVPEVEPPREGVMDSEEVQDNTTPTADDGPPNGDNNAVNLAELAPTIPTIDDPNLLAALRYKLHYQLDQAWTTSPTFDEDLVYRVSVGQDGAIVGYRPDGDPAREFEEEIPLPDLLYIPVTGGSAEVESLAEYKVVFRPNGVLQVSPWDGYPSTPGRTPRITDVATIDRLIFEVRDALYDEWDSTPVFDRNLDYRLAVTEDGSITQYEPLSSAASIYFGELPIDPLYNPAAGVEIQDDRVTLVPIAEFRVVFTPGGTIQIGPWDGRR, encoded by the coding sequence ATGGTTGTACAGCGAAAGTATAGTTTACCGGGATGTACCCTGATTGTAGAAGGGTTGGATGAGCCAAATGGGGCCGCTGATTCTGAGGAGTCTAAGCGATCATGCTTGTCGGTGCTGGTGAGTGTGGAATGTCATGTCGTGGGGAAACCCGATGCTCTCAGCGGGGGTCAGGAGTTCCTCGATGAGCTAACGGCGGCCATCAGTGACTATACCCAAAGTTTTCTGGGGATGGGCAAGGTGGCCGTGGAATCCCCCAAATCCTGGGTTACCCTAACTCCCCTAGAGGGCGGTTTGCACCGGCTGAATCTGCGATCGCCCGAAACCTCTAGCGGTGACCCCTTGCAACTGGATTTAACCACTCTGCAACTGTTTGACGTGGTGGATGTGGTGGATCAGCTTTTGAGCGATCGCCGGACTTTGCCCGATCGCCAGCTTAACCTTCTCCCGAGAAACCGTCGCCAAGCCAAAAATGAGGAGCCGGTTACCCAACGAGCCGCCCCCCTGGCCCTTGGTGTCTCCAGTCTCCTGGTGGCAGCTTTGGCCCTATCCCCCCTCCCGGTTCCTGAAGTCGAACCCCCTCGCGAAGGCGTGATGGACTCGGAAGAGGTCCAGGACAATACCACTCCAACCGCCGATGATGGCCCGCCAAATGGTGATAACAATGCCGTCAATCTGGCTGAGTTAGCCCCCACCATCCCCACAATCGACGACCCCAACCTCTTAGCCGCCTTGCGCTATAAGCTGCATTATCAACTCGATCAGGCCTGGACCACCTCACCCACCTTTGACGAGGACTTAGTCTATCGTGTCAGCGTTGGGCAAGATGGGGCGATCGTTGGCTATCGGCCCGACGGCGATCCCGCCCGCGAGTTCGAGGAGGAAATCCCCCTACCTGACTTGTTGTATATTCCTGTGACTGGGGGAAGTGCTGAGGTGGAATCCCTCGCCGAGTACAAAGTAGTCTTTCGACCCAATGGCGTGCTACAAGTCAGTCCTTGGGATGGCTATCCCAGCACCCCCGGCCGCACGCCCCGCATTACCGATGTCGCCACCATTGACCGACTCATTTTTGAGGTGCGAGATGCCCTCTATGACGAATGGGACAGTACCCCCGTCTTCGATCGCAATTTAGACTACCGTCTAGCGGTCACAGAAGACGGCAGCATCACCCAATATGAACCCCTCTCCAGTGCCGCCTCGATCTATTTCGGAGAACTCCCCATTGACCCCCTCTATAATCCGGCAGCGGGAGTTGAGATTCAAGACGATCGCGTTACCCTAGTTCCCATTGCTGAGTTTCGAGTCGTCTTTACCCCTGGCGGAACCATCCAAATTGGCCCCTGGGATGGGCGACGTTAA
- the moaA gene encoding GTP 3',8-cyclase MoaA, translating to MTPTVDYLRISLIDRCNFRCQYCMPDGDELDYILQQNLLTRQELLSLLQEVFIPLGFRRFRLTGGEPLLRPDVVAIARDIAALPETEDLAMTTNGFLLAQRAQPLYDAGLHRLNISLDSLDAQTFDKIIGNRGQSRWQRTWEGIQKAYEVGFNPLKLNMVVIPGVNDGEVLDMAALSLERQWHIRFIEFMPIGNGHLFEDNGWVASETLREQIRQRWGLEADSVTGAGPADIFKIPGAQGTLGFISQMSECFCDRCNRMRLSADGWLRPCLLNETGQLNLRNALREGVPLSQLREQVQTLLQLKPEINFKERDMGNRSGTYQRTMSQIGG from the coding sequence ATGACCCCTACCGTCGATTATCTCCGCATCAGTCTGATCGATCGCTGCAACTTCCGCTGTCAATACTGTATGCCCGATGGCGATGAACTTGACTATATTTTGCAACAAAATCTCTTAACCCGTCAGGAACTCCTGAGCCTCTTGCAAGAGGTCTTTATCCCCCTAGGCTTTCGTCGCTTCCGCCTCACCGGCGGGGAACCCCTATTACGGCCCGACGTGGTGGCGATCGCCCGTGACATTGCTGCCCTCCCAGAGACGGAGGATTTAGCCATGACCACCAATGGCTTCTTACTGGCCCAACGGGCCCAACCTCTCTATGATGCCGGACTACATCGCCTCAATATCAGCCTAGACTCCCTGGATGCACAGACGTTTGACAAAATCATCGGAAATCGCGGTCAAAGCCGCTGGCAGCGCACCTGGGAGGGCATACAGAAAGCCTATGAAGTAGGGTTCAACCCCCTAAAATTAAACATGGTAGTGATTCCGGGGGTGAATGATGGGGAAGTCTTAGACATGGCGGCCCTGAGCTTGGAGCGTCAATGGCATATTCGCTTCATTGAGTTTATGCCCATCGGCAATGGCCATTTATTTGAGGATAACGGTTGGGTTGCCTCGGAAACACTGCGGGAGCAAATCCGCCAACGCTGGGGTTTGGAAGCGGACAGTGTCACCGGAGCCGGCCCAGCGGATATTTTTAAGATTCCGGGGGCCCAGGGAACTCTCGGCTTTATTAGTCAGATGTCCGAATGTTTCTGCGATCGCTGTAATCGGATGCGACTGTCGGCCGATGGCTGGCTACGGCCCTGTTTACTCAATGAAACGGGGCAACTCAATCTACGCAATGCTCTGCGGGAGGGCGTTCCCCTCTCTCAACTGCGAGAACAAGTCCAAACCCTTCTACAGTTGAAGCCAGAGATTAATTTCAAGGAACGAGACATGGGCAACCGTTCCGGAACCTATCAACGCACCATGTCGCAAATTGGCGGTTAA
- a CDS encoding GUN4 domain-containing protein — MSYCVNRHCAKPQNPDSAQYCQSCGHALILRDRYQVIQPLGGGGFAKTYLAVDRDLPSHPRCVVKQLHPQNRTGELGAKMLELFHREAENLHRLGQHPQIPTLFAHFEQKGYFYLVQEWIEGQTLSEELQNTGTFDESQIRDLLGQLLPVLDYIHEQHSIHRDIKPDNIMRRRRDGQLFLIDFGVVKVIQEQPTESSYTAVGSAEYMAPEQTRGQAFPASDLYSLGVTCARLMTGISPLELYDIVGGRWDWQRSLPLTHRISPQLTDILNKLLETPLSDRFHAAKEVIAALKTPTPPPAPEAPPTLARPKPRQRPRLPKPEIVLERVPRTRPRLSLIDQLFYKTPDVPLPSEVGLDYSELWTLLRRQRWEAADFLTHKLLCRAAHGTPSGHLAPRDIEALPCTDLQTLDYLWRFHSGDRFGFTVQQQIYQQTGRDYPLFCATIGWKLSAARSPSLDFTYSLKAPVGHLPSRRWAKGFELWRTLKTLDDKLSQCFLYS; from the coding sequence ATGAGCTATTGTGTCAATCGTCATTGTGCTAAGCCGCAAAATCCCGACTCAGCCCAATACTGTCAAAGCTGCGGTCATGCCCTGATTTTGCGCGATCGCTACCAAGTCATTCAACCCCTGGGTGGCGGCGGCTTCGCGAAGACCTACCTCGCAGTTGATCGCGATTTACCCTCCCATCCTCGGTGCGTCGTTAAACAGCTACATCCGCAAAACAGGACCGGTGAGCTTGGGGCGAAGATGCTGGAATTGTTCCATCGGGAAGCCGAAAATCTCCATCGCCTGGGACAACATCCTCAAATTCCCACCCTCTTCGCCCATTTTGAGCAAAAAGGCTATTTTTATCTCGTCCAGGAGTGGATTGAGGGACAGACCCTCAGCGAAGAACTCCAAAATACGGGCACCTTTGACGAGTCTCAGATTCGCGACCTCCTGGGGCAACTGTTGCCGGTTTTAGACTACATTCACGAACAACATAGTATCCACCGCGACATCAAACCCGATAACATCATGCGCCGTCGTCGCGATGGACAACTGTTTTTAATTGACTTTGGCGTTGTCAAAGTCATCCAAGAGCAACCAACGGAGTCCAGTTATACCGCCGTCGGCAGTGCCGAATACATGGCCCCTGAACAAACTCGGGGTCAAGCCTTTCCCGCCAGTGACCTCTATAGTTTGGGCGTGACTTGTGCCCGTCTCATGACCGGGATTTCCCCCTTAGAACTCTATGACATTGTCGGGGGACGTTGGGATTGGCAACGTTCTCTCCCCCTCACCCATCGAATCAGCCCTCAACTGACCGATATTTTAAACAAATTACTCGAAACCCCTCTCAGTGATCGTTTTCACGCCGCCAAGGAGGTCATCGCTGCCCTCAAGACCCCAACCCCACCTCCTGCCCCCGAAGCTCCTCCGACCCTTGCCCGCCCCAAACCGCGCCAACGGCCTCGACTCCCCAAACCCGAGATCGTCCTAGAACGGGTCCCCCGCACTCGTCCTCGCCTATCCCTAATCGATCAACTCTTTTACAAAACCCCCGACGTTCCCCTGCCCTCAGAGGTGGGGTTAGACTACAGTGAACTGTGGACTTTATTACGACGGCAACGTTGGGAAGCCGCCGATTTCCTTACCCATAAACTACTCTGTCGAGCCGCCCACGGAACCCCAAGCGGTCATCTTGCACCTCGGGATATTGAAGCCTTGCCCTGTACCGATTTACAGACCCTAGACTACCTCTGGCGGTTCCATTCGGGCGATCGCTTCGGCTTCACCGTCCAGCAGCAAATCTATCAACAGACGGGTAGAGACTACCCCTTATTTTGCGCCACCATCGGCTGGAAACTCTCGGCCGCGCGATCGCCCTCCCTAGACTTCACCTACAGTCTCAAAGCCCCCGTCGGCCATCTCCCCTCCCGCCGCTGGGCCAAAGGCTTCGAACTCTGGCGCACCCTCAAGACCCTAGACGACAAACTCAGTCAATGCTTCCTCTACAGCTAG
- the mrdA gene encoding penicillin-binding protein 2, translated as MMVSITVIMVGGIGARLAYLQLIQGTRNRQLAENNRIRLIPTQPVRGNIFDRNGKILATSSLSHTVYLWPLAQPPELWPETVERLCEIINIPPEQVLERLDQAGYNSALPIRVARRLTPAQVIALTEYGPQLPGIEVNVEAVRHYPHGRLAAHVLGYTGEISDENLSRLEAQPDNKYRLGDIVGQMGVEAAFENELQGEWGGRQVEVDSRGQVLRVLGEKQAEGGRDVQITLDLELQQAAERALGDTQGAIVAIDPRDGAVRAMVSRPAFDPNIFSGRITEADWQRLQAARYPFVNRALQVFPPASTFKIVTTTAAIESGAYPPYTVLPTYPYITAGGIQFWDWNRSGFGPLSFEGAMAWSSDTFFYQIAQRIGGEVLIDWTRRYGFGRKSGIELAAEESPGLVPDAAWKERVLGEGWYQGDTINMSIGQGYLQASPLQQAMMMAVPANGGYMVRPHLRSLDVDVSYWRESMNLSQDTIDVLRRGLRQVITDGTATNINTSEIPPFAGKTGTAEAPPHLSHAWFAAYAPMDDPEILVVALGEHAGKGGGAFAAPMVLEVLKDYFAEEGNRQ; from the coding sequence ATGATGGTCAGTATCACAGTCATTATGGTGGGTGGAATTGGGGCCCGCCTGGCTTATCTGCAACTGATTCAAGGGACTCGCAATCGCCAACTGGCCGAAAATAATCGTATCCGTTTGATTCCCACCCAGCCGGTACGAGGAAATATCTTTGACCGCAATGGCAAGATTTTAGCCACCTCGAGTCTCTCCCATACGGTCTATCTTTGGCCCCTAGCCCAACCCCCTGAGTTATGGCCAGAAACCGTTGAACGGCTCTGTGAGATTATCAATATCCCCCCAGAACAAGTCCTGGAGCGTCTCGATCAAGCTGGATATAATTCGGCTTTGCCGATTCGTGTGGCCCGTCGCCTGACGCCAGCTCAGGTGATTGCTCTGACAGAATATGGGCCGCAACTGCCGGGGATTGAGGTCAATGTTGAGGCGGTACGCCATTATCCCCATGGTCGTTTGGCGGCCCATGTTCTTGGCTATACCGGTGAGATTAGTGATGAAAACCTATCTCGTCTCGAAGCCCAACCGGATAATAAATATCGTCTTGGGGATATTGTGGGGCAGATGGGGGTTGAGGCCGCTTTTGAAAATGAATTACAAGGGGAATGGGGCGGACGACAGGTTGAGGTGGACAGTCGTGGCCAAGTGTTACGGGTTCTGGGGGAGAAACAGGCTGAAGGGGGGCGTGATGTTCAAATTACGCTGGATTTAGAGCTGCAACAGGCGGCCGAGAGGGCCCTGGGAGATACCCAGGGGGCGATTGTGGCGATTGACCCTCGTGATGGGGCGGTGCGAGCGATGGTTAGTCGTCCGGCGTTTGACCCGAATATTTTTTCGGGGCGCATTACTGAGGCAGATTGGCAACGGCTACAGGCGGCTCGCTATCCCTTTGTCAACCGGGCATTACAGGTGTTTCCTCCGGCAAGTACGTTCAAGATTGTTACCACCACGGCGGCGATCGAATCTGGGGCCTATCCTCCATATACGGTTCTACCCACCTATCCTTACATCACCGCTGGGGGGATTCAATTCTGGGATTGGAACCGGTCTGGCTTTGGTCCGTTGAGTTTTGAGGGAGCCATGGCCTGGAGTAGTGATACGTTCTTTTATCAGATTGCGCAACGGATTGGCGGTGAGGTGTTGATTGATTGGACGCGTCGCTATGGCTTTGGTCGTAAAAGTGGCATTGAGTTAGCGGCAGAGGAATCGCCAGGTTTGGTTCCTGATGCGGCGTGGAAGGAGCGGGTGTTAGGGGAAGGCTGGTATCAGGGGGATACGATTAATATGTCGATTGGCCAGGGCTATTTACAGGCCTCACCTCTACAACAGGCCATGATGATGGCGGTTCCGGCAAATGGGGGGTATATGGTTCGACCCCATTTACGTAGTTTGGATGTGGATGTGAGTTATTGGCGTGAATCGATGAATCTCAGCCAGGACACCATTGATGTCTTGAGACGGGGCTTACGTCAGGTGATTACGGATGGTACGGCGACCAATATCAATACGTCTGAGATTCCACCCTTTGCGGGGAAAACGGGCACGGCAGAAGCGCCTCCCCATCTCTCTCATGCCTGGTTTGCTGCCTATGCTCCGATGGATGACCCGGAAATTCTTGTGGTTGCCCTTGGGGAACATGCGGGTAAAGGGGGCGGGGCGTTTGCGGCTCCGATGGTGCTTGAGGTGTTAAAGGATTATTTTGCGGAAGAAGGCAATAGGCAATAG
- a CDS encoding OmpA family protein, whose protein sequence is MTQSPPPDSNAARSRRDRRRVTRSSASSPPPSSGSWLGAIAVLIFRLVTLGVSLSIGVIAGLILGYRSPQANPEKPLSERWRVQIRQITNPPPPSTTAEPTLPDLDRTQLQQAIVRLQDEVTQLNRQLAELSPDDPPEEEENGADFEAQKAELQSQVTLVSSRLSELESLVEPPPATVAPRLTPGMPLRLTLPSDVLFSESGEVLDPTRATILDRLLDELQTLEGASVYIGGYLDASDDFDASLDRTFEQAQQVQQYLASNTDTPLRWVSIGYGSSRFAASNNSPANRQRNRRIEIRVKP, encoded by the coding sequence ATGACTCAATCGCCTCCCCCTGATTCCAATGCTGCCCGCTCTCGGCGCGATCGCCGTCGAGTCACCCGTTCGAGCGCCTCATCGCCCCCACCCTCCTCTGGCTCCTGGCTTGGGGCGATCGCCGTCTTGATTTTTCGTCTAGTCACCCTGGGAGTGAGTTTGAGTATTGGCGTGATTGCTGGCTTGATCCTGGGATACCGCTCCCCTCAAGCCAACCCCGAAAAGCCCCTCAGTGAACGGTGGCGGGTCCAAATTCGTCAAATCACCAACCCACCCCCGCCCTCCACAACGGCTGAGCCAACCCTTCCCGACTTAGATCGCACTCAACTCCAGCAAGCCATTGTGCGGTTACAAGACGAAGTCACCCAGCTCAATCGTCAACTGGCTGAATTAAGCCCAGACGACCCCCCTGAAGAGGAAGAGAATGGCGCAGATTTCGAGGCCCAAAAAGCCGAACTCCAATCACAAGTCACCCTCGTCTCCAGTCGCTTAAGTGAGCTTGAGTCCCTAGTAGAGCCGCCCCCAGCCACCGTCGCACCGCGTCTAACTCCAGGAATGCCCCTACGCCTGACTCTTCCCAGTGACGTCTTATTTTCCGAGAGTGGCGAAGTCCTCGATCCCACCCGAGCCACAATCCTCGATCGCCTCCTCGATGAACTACAAACCCTCGAAGGAGCAAGCGTTTATATTGGCGGTTATCTCGATGCCAGCGATGATTTCGATGCCAGTTTAGACCGCACCTTTGAACAAGCCCAACAAGTGCAACAATACCTCGCCAGCAACACCGACACCCCCCTACGCTGGGTCAGCATCGGCTACGGTTCCAGTCGCTTCGCCGCCAGCAACAACAGTCCCGCCAACCGCCAACGCAACCGCCGCATCGAAATCCGAGTCAAACCCTAA
- the fmt gene encoding methionyl-tRNA formyltransferase, with protein sequence MNLIFLGTPQFAVPSLKTLIQQPGMEVLAVVTQPDKRRGRGKTLIPSPVKAVAVEAGIPVWQPQKIKKDVETLDKLRNSQADFFVVVAYGQILSQEILEMPRLGCINGHGSLLPKYRGAAPIQWCLYHGEPQTGMTTMQMDVGMDTGAMLLKSCLDIHLLDNAWDVAARLAQDCGSLLIETLQGLEAGTLQATPQEDEAATYARLIEKSDYELDWTRPAIALHNQVRGFYPNAVTQFRGQSLKVKATVPVGESYYEQLPEELAAQLRSWGDRLNPESREPGDVVDIIKNLGPVVQTGEGFLLLQEVQLAGKKTQSGWDFANGTRLEPGKL encoded by the coding sequence ATGAACCTCATTTTCCTCGGAACCCCCCAATTCGCCGTTCCCAGCCTCAAAACCCTCATCCAGCAGCCTGGTATGGAGGTTCTAGCCGTCGTCACCCAGCCCGACAAACGCCGGGGACGGGGCAAAACCCTGATTCCTTCCCCCGTTAAAGCCGTGGCCGTCGAGGCTGGGATTCCCGTTTGGCAACCGCAAAAGATTAAGAAAGATGTCGAAACCCTTGACAAATTGCGTAATAGTCAAGCGGATTTTTTTGTAGTCGTTGCCTATGGACAAATCCTCTCCCAAGAGATTTTAGAAATGCCCCGGCTCGGCTGTATTAATGGTCATGGTTCCCTCTTACCTAAATATCGGGGAGCCGCCCCCATTCAATGGTGTTTGTACCACGGAGAACCCCAAACCGGGATGACCACCATGCAGATGGATGTGGGGATGGATACGGGCGCAATGTTACTGAAGTCCTGTCTGGATATTCACCTACTGGATAATGCCTGGGATGTCGCCGCACGCTTGGCTCAAGACTGTGGTTCCCTGCTGATCGAAACCTTGCAGGGATTAGAGGCGGGGACGCTGCAAGCCACACCTCAAGAGGATGAGGCGGCGACCTATGCGCGGCTGATTGAGAAGTCGGATTATGAGTTGGATTGGACGCGGCCGGCGATCGCCCTCCATAATCAGGTTCGCGGCTTCTATCCCAATGCGGTAACTCAATTTCGAGGACAGTCCCTGAAAGTCAAGGCCACGGTTCCTGTGGGAGAGAGCTATTACGAGCAACTTCCCGAGGAATTAGCAGCACAATTGCGCTCCTGGGGCGATCGCCTCAACCCTGAGTCTAGAGAACCGGGAGACGTGGTGGACATTATCAAAAACTTGGGGCCCGTGGTGCAAACTGGGGAAGGGTTCTTGTTACTTCAGGAGGTGCAACTCGCCGGTAAGAAAACCCAGTCAGGCTGGGACTTTGCTAATGGAACCCGCCTAGAACCGGGAAAACTTTAA
- the hemB gene encoding porphobilinogen synthase, which translates to MSTSSYVLDLIQRPRRLRRNESLRRMVRETDLSVNDLIYPMFVMEGENQKVEVASMPGCYRFSLDLLLKEIADIAALGIPAIALFPVISESKKDETGSESYNPEGLVQQTVAAIKAQTPDLVVITDVALDPFTSHGHDGLLDEAGYILNDETVEVLSKMAVSQARAGADMVAPSDMMDGRIGAIRQALDTEGFTNVAILAYSAKYASAYYGPFRDALDSAPKSGDKKTYQMDPANAIEAIKEVELDIAEGADIVMVKPALPYLDIIRQIRDVTDVPVAAYNVSGEYAMIKAAGEKGWIDEKKVMLETLVSIKRAGASLILTYFAKEVALLLK; encoded by the coding sequence ATGTCTACATCCTCCTACGTCCTCGACCTGATCCAACGTCCCCGCCGCTTGCGTCGCAACGAATCCCTACGGCGTATGGTTCGGGAGACGGATTTGTCCGTTAACGATCTGATTTACCCCATGTTTGTCATGGAAGGAGAAAATCAGAAAGTTGAAGTGGCGTCCATGCCCGGCTGCTATCGCTTTAGCCTCGATTTACTCCTCAAAGAAATCGCTGACATTGCGGCCCTCGGGATTCCGGCGATCGCCCTGTTCCCGGTCATTTCCGAGTCCAAAAAAGATGAAACCGGCAGCGAAAGCTATAACCCAGAAGGACTGGTTCAACAAACCGTCGCCGCCATCAAAGCCCAAACCCCCGATTTGGTCGTCATCACCGACGTAGCCCTCGACCCCTTCACCAGTCACGGCCATGACGGCTTACTTGATGAAGCCGGCTATATCCTCAACGACGAAACCGTTGAAGTCCTCTCCAAAATGGCCGTCTCCCAAGCGCGGGCCGGCGCCGATATGGTTGCCCCCTCCGACATGATGGACGGACGGATTGGGGCAATTCGCCAAGCCTTAGATACCGAAGGGTTCACCAACGTTGCCATTTTGGCCTATTCCGCCAAATACGCCTCCGCCTACTACGGTCCCTTCCGGGATGCCCTCGATTCCGCCCCCAAATCCGGCGACAAGAAAACCTATCAAATGGACCCGGCCAATGCGATCGAAGCCATCAAGGAAGTGGAATTAGACATTGCCGAGGGCGCGGATATCGTCATGGTTAAACCCGCATTGCCCTATTTGGACATCATTCGCCAAATTCGCGATGTCACCGACGTTCCCGTGGCAGCTTATAACGTCAGTGGTGAATATGCCATGATTAAAGCCGCCGGAGAAAAGGGCTGGATTGACGAGAAAAAAGTCATGTTAGAAACCCTCGTCAGCATCAAACGGGCCGGGGCGAGCTTGATTTTGACCTATTTTGCCAAAGAAGTGGCCTTGCTGCTGAAGTAG